In Monodelphis domestica isolate mMonDom1 chromosome 4, mMonDom1.pri, whole genome shotgun sequence, one DNA window encodes the following:
- the LOC103095254 gene encoding tripartite motif-containing protein 12A-like isoform X2 — protein MEKDNSPVIEEAKIDWRLSKGLQDLLTCPVCKSYYSKPITLFSGRTVCQACVPLGCQPIHIKTNWRIQNILNLLKVLKPSLEEPQPVSEEWCLRHDEPFTLLCEEDKQRICQVCRFSILHRGHTLTQLQDPEACLEVPPKKRRT, from the exons atggagaaagataaTAGCCCTGTCATTGAAG AAGCTAAGATTGACTGGAGACTGTCTAAGGGCCTACAGGACCTCCTCACCTGTCCAGTCTGCAAAAGTTATTACAGTAAACCTATAACCTTGTTTAGTGGCCGCACCGTATGTCAGGCCTGTGTTCCCCTAGGATGCCAACCGATCCACATCAAGACCAACTGGAGGATACAGAACATACTGAACCTGCTCAAAGTGTTGAAACCAAGCCTGGAAGAGCCCCAACCTGTCTCAGAGGAATGGTGTCTCAGGCATGATGAACCCTTCACCCTCCTCTGTGAAGAAGACAAGCAGAGAATCTGCCAGGTCTGCAGGTTCTCCATCCTTCACAGGGGCCATACCTTGACCCAACTACAAGACCCAGAAGCATGTCTGGAG gttcctccaaagaagaggaggaCTTAA
- the LOC103095254 gene encoding tripartite motif-containing protein 12A-like isoform X1 has translation MEKDNSPVIEEAKIDWRLSKGLQDLLTCPVCKSYYSKPITLFSGRTVCQACVPLGCQPIHIKTNWRIQNILNLLKVLKPSLEEPQPVSEEWCLRHDEPFTLLCEEDKQRICQVCRFSILHRGHTLTQLQDPEACLEVSWLTKPASREG, from the exons atggagaaagataaTAGCCCTGTCATTGAAG AAGCTAAGATTGACTGGAGACTGTCTAAGGGCCTACAGGACCTCCTCACCTGTCCAGTCTGCAAAAGTTATTACAGTAAACCTATAACCTTGTTTAGTGGCCGCACCGTATGTCAGGCCTGTGTTCCCCTAGGATGCCAACCGATCCACATCAAGACCAACTGGAGGATACAGAACATACTGAACCTGCTCAAAGTGTTGAAACCAAGCCTGGAAGAGCCCCAACCTGTCTCAGAGGAATGGTGTCTCAGGCATGATGAACCCTTCACCCTCCTCTGTGAAGAAGACAAGCAGAGAATCTGCCAGGTCTGCAGGTTCTCCATCCTTCACAGGGGCCATACCTTGACCCAACTACAAGACCCAGAAGCATGTCTGGAGGTAAGTTGGCTGACCAAGCCAGCTTCTAGGGAGGGGTGA